A region from the Weissella confusa genome encodes:
- a CDS encoding type II toxin-antitoxin system RelE/ParE family toxin — protein sequence MEKFEFDYYDWAEFEQFLDQLPDKDAAKLIATIQNIENNGLLVAERQLWVKKLENNLYEIRSKRSSNIQRAIYFQVKGSQYIITNAFTKKTQKTPENEKQIARNRRSQYLNKEENQ from the coding sequence ATGGAAAAATTTGAGTTTGATTATTACGATTGGGCTGAATTTGAACAGTTCTTAGATCAATTACCTGATAAAGATGCTGCCAAATTAATCGCAACTATTCAGAATATTGAAAATAATGGCCTCTTAGTTGCGGAAAGACAATTATGGGTAAAAAAGCTAGAAAATAATCTCTATGAAATTCGTTCTAAACGATCTTCAAACATTCAAAGGGCTATTTACTTTCAAGTCAAAGGTAGTCAATACATTATTACTAACGCTTTCACGAAAAAAACGCAAAAGACACCTGAAAATGAAAAGCAAATCGCTCGGAATAGACGCAGTCAGTATTTGAATAAGGAGGAAAATCAATGA
- a CDS encoding helix-turn-helix domain-containing protein — translation MSKLDAYVAERSRNNPEFSQIVEQENINLEVAVKVRDLRENMGLSQREFASLIGKPQSTIARIENGSMNASTKILSEIAQATNQRLTIQFSPAF, via the coding sequence ATGAGTAAACTTGATGCATACGTTGCCGAACGTAGTAGAAACAATCCTGAATTTTCACAAATTGTTGAGCAAGAAAATATCAATTTAGAGGTAGCAGTGAAAGTTCGCGACCTTCGTGAAAATATGGGGTTGAGCCAACGTGAATTTGCCAGTTTGATTGGTAAACCACAATCAACGATTGCACGCATTGAAAATGGTTCGATGAATGCTTCAACAAAGATACTATCCGAGATCGCCCAAGCAACAAACCAACGATTGACCATTCAATTTAGTCCAGCATTTTAA
- a CDS encoding FAD-dependent oxidoreductase, with translation MKHFSNIIIGFGKAGKTLAGTLAKHGEEVLIIEKDPNMYGGTCINVACLPTKNMIINAHRGIEYEVALKKKNALTAMLRNKNYHKVADLQEATVLTATAEFLDDHTVRVSDNSGQETLTADRIFINTGATPIWPNIDGLLASKHVYSSTDLLVKDKQLKELVILGSGPIGLEFASMYAQFGSHVTIIDKSSKILGHFEPEIAEQAKNDLEEDGVSFLLESNLTGVNDTLDGVTLTISTPKGIKNIQADGLLVATGRKANVTDLHLERTSIKTGRHGEILVNDILETDAKDVYALGDVTGGPQFTYISLDDWRIMANHLYGDKTRSRLNRPVFANTIFLNPAISSVGKTEAQLNEAGIDYKVLKMPAASVPKTQVIGNPRGSYKALIDPQTHQILGTTIYAEESFETINIISLAMQNHLSAETLRDQIYTHPTMTEALNDLFDQI, from the coding sequence ATGAAACATTTTAGTAATATTATTATTGGATTTGGAAAAGCGGGTAAAACACTTGCAGGAACACTTGCAAAACACGGTGAAGAAGTATTAATTATTGAAAAGGATCCCAACATGTATGGCGGGACTTGTATCAATGTTGCTTGTTTACCGACTAAAAACATGATTATTAATGCCCACCGGGGTATAGAATATGAAGTCGCTTTAAAAAAGAAAAATGCCCTAACAGCAATGCTACGTAATAAAAATTACCATAAGGTGGCTGATTTACAAGAAGCCACTGTTTTAACAGCTACTGCTGAATTTTTGGATGACCATACGGTACGAGTATCTGATAACTCAGGGCAGGAAACTTTAACTGCAGATCGTATTTTTATTAATACAGGAGCAACACCAATTTGGCCTAATATTGATGGATTGCTTGCTAGTAAACATGTTTATTCGTCCACAGACTTACTTGTAAAAGATAAACAATTAAAGGAATTAGTTATTCTTGGTAGTGGACCAATTGGCTTGGAATTTGCATCAATGTATGCACAATTTGGTAGCCATGTGACCATCATTGATAAATCATCTAAGATTTTAGGACACTTTGAGCCTGAAATTGCCGAACAAGCTAAAAATGATTTAGAGGAGGATGGTGTATCCTTTTTGTTAGAAAGCAACTTAACTGGTGTAAATGATACACTAGATGGTGTTACATTAACTATAAGCACACCAAAAGGGATTAAAAATATACAGGCCGATGGGTTATTAGTTGCTACGGGACGTAAAGCTAATGTGACCGATTTGCACCTAGAAAGAACTAGTATTAAAACAGGTAGACACGGTGAAATTTTAGTCAATGATATACTAGAAACAGATGCTAAAGATGTCTATGCTTTAGGTGATGTTACCGGCGGGCCACAATTCACGTATATTTCGTTAGATGATTGGCGTATTATGGCTAATCATCTATATGGCGATAAGACACGAAGTCGTTTAAATCGACCAGTATTTGCGAATACTATTTTTCTAAATCCGGCTATTAGTAGTGTCGGAAAAACAGAGGCACAGCTGAATGAGGCAGGCATTGATTATAAAGTACTGAAGATGCCAGCAGCTAGTGTTCCTAAGACACAAGTAATTGGTAATCCAAGAGGTAGCTATAAAGCATTAATAGATCCACAGACACATCAAATTTTGGGTACAACTATTTATGCTGAGGAATCATTTGAGACGATTAATATCATTAGTCTAGCGATGCAAAATCATCTTTCAGCTGAGACTTTGCGCGATCAAATATACACGCATCCAACAATGACGGAAGCATTAAATGATTTGTTTGATCAAATTTAA
- a CDS encoding DUF2316 family protein has protein sequence MKEYLSNKLQSQRIIGYPYSKLVGDFRDYWFLDTKK, from the coding sequence TTGAAAGAATATTTATCGAATAAGCTACAAAGCCAAAGAATAATTGGCTATCCCTATTCAAAACTAGTTGGTGACTTTCGTGATTATTGGTTTTTGGATACAAAAAAATAG
- a CDS encoding DUF2316 family protein, producing MILIAKERNKMSLNFIERINTSKELRQNLKLSHLTIEHAAIDLNTSVQKDNQINIRTRSRLT from the coding sequence ATGATTTTAATAGCGAAAGAGAGGAATAAAATGTCTTTAAATTTTATAGAGCGTATCAATACTAGTAAAGAACTTCGTCAAAATCTAAAATTAAGTCATTTGACTATTGAACATGCAGCCATTGACTTAAATACTTCTGTACAAAAAGACAATCAAATAAATATTAGAACCAGATCACGTCTCACCTGA
- a CDS encoding oleate hydratase: MRYSNGNYEAFARPRKPKNVDQKSAYIIGGGLAGLATAVFLVRDGQMSGEKIHIYEELPTPGGSLDGEKRANIGFVTRGGREMENHFETMWDMYRSIPSLEIEDASYLDEFYWLDKDDPNSSNTRLIYNRGQRVPTDGLYTLDEKSKELIDLVLTPESKLGKTTIEEFFSNEFFESNFWMYWATMFAFEKWHSAVEMRRYTMRFIHHIDGLPDFSALKFNRYNQYESMVLPIIKYLESYNVEFIYDTQVNNVVVDFENDEKIAKKLVIQDGDDVSLSRDDLVFVTNGSITESSTYGSHDKPAPISKELGGSWTLWKNLAEQSNDFGHPEVFYDNLPEKSWFVSATATIKSPEIEPYIERLTNRDLHDHKINSGGIITITDSNWLMSFAVHRQPHFKEQKENETIVWIYGLYSDTKGNFVDKTIVESSGEEITQELLYHLGVPETKIKQLSNQNNINTVPVFMPFITSYFMPRVAGDRPDIVPKGSVNLAFIGNFAESPSNDTVFTTEYSIRTAMESVYTLLEVERAVPEVYGSIYDIRELLKAIYYMGDKKTIDEANLGIPKLAKVALKKKINGTFIEELLKESKLL; the protein is encoded by the coding sequence ATGCGATATTCTAACGGAAATTATGAAGCTTTTGCACGTCCAAGAAAGCCCAAAAATGTGGATCAAAAATCAGCGTATATTATTGGAGGAGGGCTGGCCGGATTGGCGACCGCTGTTTTCTTGGTGCGCGATGGACAAATGTCCGGGGAAAAAATTCATATATATGAGGAATTGCCTACTCCGGGTGGATCGTTAGATGGAGAAAAGCGTGCCAATATCGGCTTTGTGACACGCGGTGGTCGAGAAATGGAAAATCATTTTGAAACTATGTGGGACATGTATCGATCAATTCCTTCTTTAGAAATTGAAGACGCCTCTTACTTAGATGAATTTTATTGGCTAGATAAAGATGATCCAAATTCATCTAATACTCGCCTAATTTATAATCGGGGACAACGCGTCCCAACGGATGGCCTGTATACTTTGGATGAAAAATCTAAAGAATTAATAGATTTAGTTTTAACTCCTGAGTCAAAACTGGGTAAGACGACTATTGAGGAATTTTTCTCAAATGAGTTCTTTGAAAGTAATTTTTGGATGTACTGGGCAACCATGTTTGCTTTTGAAAAGTGGCATTCTGCAGTTGAGATGCGTCGATACACGATGCGATTTATTCATCATATTGATGGACTACCTGATTTTAGCGCCCTAAAGTTCAATAGGTACAATCAGTATGAGTCTATGGTTCTACCAATTATAAAGTATTTAGAGTCATATAATGTCGAATTCATCTATGATACACAAGTTAATAATGTTGTGGTAGATTTTGAAAATGACGAAAAAATTGCAAAAAAACTCGTGATCCAGGACGGTGATGATGTTAGCCTATCACGTGATGATCTTGTATTCGTTACAAATGGTTCTATTACAGAAAGTTCAACATATGGGAGCCATGATAAACCCGCTCCTATATCAAAAGAGTTGGGTGGTAGTTGGACACTGTGGAAGAATCTGGCAGAACAATCTAATGATTTCGGTCATCCAGAAGTATTCTATGATAACCTACCTGAAAAAAGTTGGTTCGTGTCAGCGACAGCCACTATAAAATCACCAGAAATTGAACCCTACATTGAACGTCTCACCAATCGTGATTTGCATGATCACAAAATTAATAGTGGTGGAATCATTACCATAACCGATTCGAACTGGTTGATGAGTTTTGCTGTTCACAGGCAGCCACATTTCAAAGAACAAAAAGAAAATGAAACAATTGTATGGATATATGGACTGTATTCAGATACCAAAGGAAATTTTGTTGATAAGACCATTGTAGAAAGTTCTGGTGAAGAAATTACTCAAGAACTCCTTTATCACCTTGGTGTCCCTGAGACAAAAATCAAACAATTGTCTAACCAAAACAATATAAATACCGTTCCAGTATTTATGCCATTTATTACATCATACTTTATGCCCCGTGTTGCGGGTGATAGGCCAGATATTGTTCCTAAGGGATCTGTTAATCTAGCCTTTATTGGTAATTTCGCAGAGTCACCTAGTAATGACACTGTATTTACTACCGAATATTCAATTAGAACTGCCATGGAATCTGTATATACTTTACTTGAAGTTGAACGTGCTGTTCCTGAAGTTTATGGATCCATTTATGATATTCGAGAACTACTTAAAGCCATCTACTACATGGGAGATAAAAAAACCATTGATGAGGCTAATTTAGGAATTCCAAAATTAGCTAAAGTAGCTCTAAAAAAGAAGATAAATGGAACGTTTATCGAAGAGTTACTTAAAGAAAGTAAATTACTATAA
- a CDS encoding IS30 family transposase: protein MRCTIKAVHILIDGRDSDSVEFALREIKLEWGDCLRTVTADTGPEFSTLNKAFEDTDTDIFYAHSYTSCDRGSNEAHNRMIRRDYPKGESLDDVSPSQVLATQDRLNGLPRRKLDYRGPQECFETEVRRTQRSAQHVS, encoded by the coding sequence TTGAGATGCACAATCAAGGCCGTTCATATACTGATCGACGGCCGAGACTCCGACTCTGTGGAGTTTGCGTTACGAGAAATCAAGCTTGAGTGGGGTGACTGTCTGCGCACGGTTACCGCAGACACTGGCCCGGAGTTCTCGACTCTGAATAAGGCCTTTGAGGACACAGATACAGACATCTTCTACGCGCATTCATACACCTCATGCGATCGCGGCTCCAACGAGGCCCACAATCGCATGATTAGACGTGACTACCCAAAAGGCGAGTCGCTGGATGATGTTAGTCCCAGCCAGGTGTTGGCTACCCAAGACCGTCTTAACGGGCTTCCCCGGAGAAAGCTAGACTACCGTGGCCCCCAGGAGTGTTTTGAGACCGAAGTGCGCCGGACTCAGCGTTCAGCACAACACGTAAGCTAA
- a CDS encoding glycosyltransferase: MKPAKTKFSDVPDGSIHQYDQILKYFNNQPADQTKPRGNRITFVTTGIIGFDGGQTTMLHLGTLLANAGYDVYYLSYVPQSQDEMIQNAEFNYPGYKGTCLPMGELESHCSDIWAATLWESVYVIKNKPGYKMYFVQDYEPYFYPYGDRYQMARRTYSLGLHMVSLGPWCAHMITMHCKVHSPIDVINFPVDVARYPFKERDMGPYEQKKQIKLAVYTKWSSPRRAPINIQIVLENCRQLLRAKGIDLKIQYFGTDRSKRFINGENLGKLTPPELNRLYQSADFGIAPSMTNFSLVPYEMMSTGLPLIDFKEGTGSYFLKDGTYFASHLDERDLAKTLANACANPDTISNQVQNGQAFLKTIGWDRTEKDMLAIIANLYANVDVVKS, translated from the coding sequence TTGAAACCTGCAAAAACTAAGTTTAGTGATGTCCCTGATGGCAGTATTCATCAATATGATCAGATTTTGAAATATTTTAATAATCAACCAGCCGATCAAACGAAACCGCGTGGTAATCGGATCACATTTGTCACAACTGGCATTATCGGTTTTGATGGCGGTCAAACAACGATGCTGCATCTAGGTACGCTGCTGGCCAACGCCGGTTACGATGTCTACTATTTAAGCTATGTCCCACAAAGCCAAGACGAAATGATTCAGAATGCTGAATTTAATTATCCCGGTTACAAAGGAACCTGTCTGCCAATGGGCGAACTTGAGTCCCATTGTTCCGATATTTGGGCCGCCACGTTATGGGAATCCGTTTATGTGATCAAGAACAAACCAGGGTACAAAATGTATTTTGTTCAAGATTACGAACCGTATTTCTATCCATATGGCGATCGCTATCAGATGGCGCGACGAACTTACAGTCTAGGTCTGCACATGGTATCGCTTGGTCCATGGTGTGCCCACATGATCACCATGCATTGCAAGGTTCACAGCCCTATTGATGTGATTAACTTTCCTGTCGATGTCGCACGATATCCATTCAAGGAACGCGACATGGGACCTTATGAACAAAAAAAACAAATCAAGCTTGCTGTCTATACCAAGTGGAGCAGCCCGCGGCGCGCACCCATCAACATTCAGATTGTCCTCGAAAATTGCCGCCAGTTACTGCGCGCCAAAGGAATCGATCTCAAAATTCAATACTTCGGTACCGACCGCAGCAAACGCTTCATCAATGGTGAAAACCTTGGTAAGCTGACTCCCCCGGAATTAAATCGACTTTACCAAAGTGCTGATTTCGGGATTGCGCCATCTATGACCAATTTTTCGCTTGTCCCTTATGAAATGATGAGCACTGGCCTGCCACTCATTGATTTTAAGGAAGGCACAGGAAGCTACTTCTTAAAAGACGGGACCTATTTTGCCAGTCATCTTGATGAACGAGATCTGGCCAAAACGCTTGCAAATGCTTGTGCCAACCCCGACACGATCAGCAACCAAGTTCAAAATGGTCAAGCCTTTCTTAAAACGATTGGCTGGGATCGAACTGAAAAAGACATGCTGGCGATCATTGCAAACCTGTATGCTAATGTCGATGTGGTCAAATCCTAA
- a CDS encoding magnesium transporter CorA family protein codes for MLKTYSLTKDTLLVSSESNIKNSSVVYVYGDEREYIESFEHKYDFKIGNILTFDDRVAYDTMIDQNDAKSLLVSFLLPEVHEGVHLDNMTTSVVFVVFKNKLIIFTKQKLKFIPELLSNMVLRDVDNFVEEVLLKIMQKDFYVMLNDLRGVKEKIDDLDSEISTSGPLRPTFGELLTLQKYMISLSTTYDANHKALDFIKKNFTTINDIDFTTKKIIDEIYDTNDTMDRIISGYSQYLDDLEDMINNMISYQLNMIMKTLTEISIILTIPAIIFGFWGINVDVPFEKSSYGVFAVLIISVILSLICWFLLRRKTYL; via the coding sequence ATGCTGAAAACTTATTCTTTAACAAAAGATACATTATTGGTTTCGTCAGAATCAAATATCAAAAATTCTTCTGTTGTTTATGTTTATGGTGACGAACGAGAATATATCGAATCTTTTGAACATAAATATGACTTTAAAATAGGCAATATACTAACGTTTGATGATCGAGTTGCATATGACACGATGATAGATCAGAACGATGCAAAAAGTTTGCTCGTAAGTTTTTTGTTACCCGAGGTACATGAAGGTGTGCATCTAGATAATATGACGACATCTGTTGTTTTCGTGGTATTTAAAAATAAGTTGATAATTTTTACAAAACAAAAATTAAAATTCATTCCCGAACTCTTATCCAATATGGTTTTACGTGATGTCGATAATTTCGTGGAGGAAGTACTTTTAAAGATTATGCAAAAAGATTTCTATGTGATGCTTAACGACCTTCGTGGAGTCAAGGAAAAAATTGATGATTTAGACTCAGAAATATCAACGTCCGGTCCACTCAGACCAACGTTTGGTGAATTATTAACTCTTCAAAAATACATGATATCTTTGTCAACAACCTATGACGCTAATCACAAAGCGCTGGATTTCATTAAAAAAAATTTCACAACTATTAATGATATTGATTTTACCACCAAGAAAATAATTGATGAGATATACGATACAAACGACACAATGGATAGAATTATTTCAGGTTACAGCCAATATTTGGATGATTTGGAAGATATGATAAACAATATGATTTCGTATCAGCTGAACATGATTATGAAAACTCTAACAGAGATATCAATCATTTTGACTATTCCAGCGATTATTTTTGGTTTTTGGGGAATCAATGTCGATGTTCCGTTTGAAAAATCTTCTTATGGTGTTTTTGCTGTGCTGATTATCTCTGTTATACTAAGCCTAATTTGCTGGTTTTTGTTGCGACGCAAAACATATTTGTAA